One part of the Paenibacillus silvisoli genome encodes these proteins:
- a CDS encoding Gfo/Idh/MocA family protein — protein sequence MTVHTIGIIMNGVTGRMGTNQHLIRSILAIRNQGGIALPHGDSIMPDPILVGRQANKLQALAEKHGVARWSTDLGACLADPYYTIYFDAQTTLRRAESVKQAIAAGKHIYVEKPTADSLSESLTLARLAREAGVKNGVVQDKLFLPGLIKLKRLVDSGYFGRILSVRMEFGYWVFEGDWQAAQRPSWNYRSEDGGGIIVDMFAHWRYVLDNLFGDVKAVSCLGATHIPQRVDEQGERYACTADDAAYATFQLANGIIVQANSSWAVRVDRDDLLTIQVDGTEGSAVAGLRGCKVQHRVNTPKPVWNPDIPNPFTFSAQWQDVPDNQVFENGFKTQWELFLKHVVTDSPFQWDLLEGAKGTQLAELGLQSWAERRWVDIPALQL from the coding sequence ATGACGGTACATACAATCGGCATTATTATGAACGGCGTGACGGGACGAATGGGCACGAACCAGCATTTGATCCGCTCGATCTTGGCGATTCGCAATCAAGGCGGCATCGCGCTGCCGCACGGGGACAGCATTATGCCTGACCCGATTCTGGTCGGCAGGCAGGCGAATAAGCTGCAAGCGTTGGCGGAAAAGCACGGTGTGGCCCGGTGGAGCACGGATCTGGGAGCCTGCTTGGCGGACCCGTATTATACGATCTATTTCGACGCGCAAACGACGCTTCGTCGGGCTGAGAGCGTGAAACAGGCAATCGCCGCAGGCAAGCATATTTATGTGGAGAAGCCCACGGCCGACAGCCTTTCGGAGTCTTTGACGCTTGCTCGGCTCGCTCGCGAGGCGGGCGTGAAGAACGGCGTCGTGCAGGACAAATTGTTTCTGCCAGGCTTGATCAAGCTGAAGCGGCTCGTGGATTCCGGCTATTTCGGGCGGATATTGTCCGTGCGCATGGAGTTCGGGTATTGGGTGTTCGAAGGGGATTGGCAGGCGGCGCAGCGGCCTTCCTGGAATTACCGCAGCGAGGACGGCGGCGGCATCATCGTCGACATGTTCGCGCATTGGCGTTATGTGCTGGACAATCTGTTCGGCGATGTGAAAGCGGTATCTTGCTTAGGGGCGACCCATATTCCGCAGCGCGTCGACGAACAGGGCGAGCGGTATGCGTGCACGGCGGACGATGCGGCATATGCGACGTTCCAGCTTGCTAACGGCATTATCGTACAAGCCAACTCCTCCTGGGCCGTTCGCGTCGACCGGGACGATCTGCTGACGATCCAGGTTGACGGCACGGAAGGGAGCGCGGTGGCCGGGCTTCGCGGCTGTAAGGTGCAGCATCGCGTCAATACGCCGAAGCCGGTATGGAACCCCGATATTCCGAATCCGTTCACGTTCTCGGCGCAATGGCAGGACGTACCGGATAATCAAGTATTCGAAAACGGCTTCAAGACGCAATGGGAGCTGTTCCTGAAGCATGTCGTGACCGATTCGCCGTTCCAATGGGATCTGCTCGAAGGCGCGAAGGGCACGCAATTGGCGGAGCTTGGCCTGCAATCGTGGGCGGAGCGGCGCTGGGTGGACATCCCGGCGCTGCAGCTATAG
- a CDS encoding right-handed parallel beta-helix repeat-containing protein codes for MRRKTVNVLLALALVLGMVGFAPNIDKAYAATTYEVGPGKTYANIGDVPWESLAAGDTVKIYWRSTPYKEKIVISRKGTAAAPITVTGVPNASGVRPVIDGNGATTRAALDFWNDNRSVIKIGGARFAGSASDPSTGNLPTYITIENLEIRGAKLGYTYKNNAGTTVSYVKAASPIFVEYGENLTFRNNIITDGGNGLFVASSDAGVSRNILVEKNYIYGNGNSGSVYEHNIYTAAIGITFQYNRLGDLCSGCTGNNLKDRSSGTVVRYNWIEGGNRQIDLVEGDDASAITSDANYNKTFVYGNVLIKPNDARNPQFVHYGGDNGTTSLYRKGTLYLYNNTFISNRTDNATLMRLSTSSETADVRNNVFYKSVSTSGLRIIDQTGTANLYNNWINTGYVNIAAGSGGTVTHSGTITGTSPGFTNFASLNLRPTTGSALINAGTSLSAGASAYPVGNEYVQHQSSAARAANGTIDIGAFEY; via the coding sequence ATGAGAAGAAAAACGGTGAATGTCCTGCTTGCATTGGCGCTTGTATTGGGGATGGTCGGCTTCGCGCCGAACATCGACAAAGCGTATGCGGCGACAACGTATGAAGTCGGCCCGGGCAAAACGTACGCCAATATCGGTGACGTGCCATGGGAATCGCTGGCCGCGGGCGACACGGTCAAAATTTATTGGCGGTCGACGCCGTACAAGGAGAAAATCGTCATTTCCCGGAAAGGTACGGCAGCTGCGCCGATTACCGTCACCGGCGTGCCGAACGCGAGCGGCGTACGGCCGGTCATTGACGGAAACGGAGCGACAACCCGCGCCGCGCTTGATTTCTGGAACGACAACCGTTCCGTCATCAAGATCGGCGGGGCCAGATTCGCGGGCAGCGCCTCCGATCCGTCCACAGGCAATCTGCCAACGTACATTACGATCGAGAATTTGGAGATTCGCGGCGCCAAGCTCGGCTACACGTACAAGAACAACGCCGGTACGACCGTCAGCTACGTCAAGGCGGCTTCGCCGATCTTCGTCGAGTACGGCGAAAACCTGACGTTCCGCAACAATATCATTACCGACGGCGGCAACGGCTTGTTCGTGGCCAGCTCCGACGCCGGCGTCTCCCGCAACATCCTCGTCGAGAAAAACTACATTTACGGCAACGGCAACAGCGGCAGCGTGTATGAGCATAACATTTACACGGCCGCGATCGGCATCACCTTTCAATACAACCGTCTAGGCGATCTGTGCAGCGGCTGCACCGGCAACAACCTGAAGGACCGTTCCTCCGGCACGGTAGTCCGTTACAACTGGATCGAAGGCGGCAACCGCCAGATCGACCTTGTGGAGGGCGACGACGCTTCCGCGATTACGAGCGATGCGAACTACAACAAAACGTTCGTATACGGCAACGTGCTCATCAAGCCGAACGATGCGCGCAACCCGCAGTTCGTCCATTACGGCGGCGACAATGGCACGACGTCCCTTTACCGCAAAGGCACGCTGTACTTGTACAACAACACCTTCATTTCCAACCGGACCGACAACGCTACGCTGATGCGGCTGTCCACGAGCAGCGAAACGGCGGACGTGCGAAACAACGTGTTCTACAAGAGCGTGTCGACGTCCGGACTCCGCATCATTGACCAGACAGGCACGGCGAACCTGTACAATAACTGGATCAATACCGGCTACGTGAACATCGCGGCCGGCTCCGGCGGTACGGTTACCCATTCCGGCACGATTACCGGCACGTCGCCTGGCTTTACGAATTTCGCGTCGCTCAATTTGCGTCCGACGACGGGATCGGCGCTGATCAACGCGGGCACCTCGCTGAGCGCGGGAGCAAGCGCTTATCCGGTCGGCAATGAGTACGTCCAGCATCAATCGTCCGCTGCGCGCGCGGCGAACGGAACGATCGATATCGGGGCATTCGAGTACTAA
- a CDS encoding right-handed parallel beta-helix repeat-containing protein, with protein sequence MTDHAARRASIYALVASMLIALLAVGGTPSVSGAAAPFKMKALFNVDEASGNYAAGGYAFDVDRKDGFQTVSIPAVVLKSLVQDGRLGSIAFVPAEAAMNEDGEIIGGWPADKDALYIDKLAVGNVPIYSNQPDRPFHFLHFASEEDLYYSYTINGIEAKDCGAHGSKCLAFSVAGSAGASWMVYNEPIDLTSVADSDSFTFRLDLSSVRYEDWKPSSSKKQPGPNEAPPATVEIGPGKTYANINDFAWETLKAGDVVYIYYRPEPYREKIGIFASGTKEQPIIIHGVPGPNGELPKIDGSGATFRPQNPVPNANRSLVRIGKDSKGASYVTFENFEVMNAHASKKYVNASGALASYGFNASGIWIDNGDHVTLRNNTIHDNGNGIFGTSSMYVWEGALIDYTSKDLLIQGNSVYGNGNVGRMFEHNSYIAAIGTVYENNHYGDLLAGSQGYGLKDRGAGTVVRYNWIEGGRRQIALDDGEDTPRIVFDPTYNTSYVYGNLLIERDHLFDTWGDDEIINFGGDNAAVHDRHGTLNFMNNTVVTYRQQRVYGQDGVPGLKDPGRTERTVLFYAPGKHVDARNNAFHHAGANPAPLVITDDDGTIELRNNWFTTGYDYDFNEPSRVPAKNIGTRTGTDPGFIDVTLGVQNYKLKAGSALIDAGANLNGAFGDLLEKQYALHQQSEKRPDKGKLDIGAFEYVKNGN encoded by the coding sequence ATGACTGATCATGCAGCAAGGCGGGCATCGATTTACGCGCTCGTCGCATCCATGCTTATCGCTCTGCTTGCCGTCGGCGGTACGCCGTCCGTCAGCGGAGCTGCGGCGCCATTCAAGATGAAGGCATTATTCAACGTCGATGAAGCGAGCGGTAACTACGCGGCAGGCGGGTATGCGTTCGACGTGGACCGGAAGGACGGGTTTCAAACGGTCAGCATTCCGGCAGTCGTGTTGAAATCGCTTGTCCAAGACGGAAGGCTGGGCAGCATCGCCTTCGTTCCGGCCGAGGCGGCGATGAATGAGGACGGCGAAATCATAGGCGGATGGCCGGCGGATAAAGACGCGCTATATATCGATAAGCTGGCGGTCGGCAATGTTCCGATCTACTCGAATCAACCGGATCGCCCGTTTCATTTTCTCCATTTCGCAAGCGAAGAGGATCTTTATTACTCCTACACCATCAACGGCATCGAGGCAAAAGATTGCGGGGCGCACGGTTCGAAATGCCTTGCGTTCTCGGTCGCCGGAAGCGCCGGCGCATCGTGGATGGTTTACAACGAGCCAATCGACTTGACGTCCGTCGCGGATTCCGACAGCTTCACGTTCAGGCTGGATCTCAGCAGCGTTCGTTATGAGGATTGGAAGCCGTCGTCATCGAAGAAGCAGCCGGGCCCGAACGAGGCGCCTCCGGCGACAGTCGAAATCGGACCGGGCAAGACGTACGCGAACATCAATGATTTTGCCTGGGAAACGCTGAAGGCCGGCGACGTCGTCTATATCTACTACCGGCCCGAGCCGTATCGGGAGAAGATCGGCATCTTCGCCTCCGGCACGAAGGAGCAGCCAATCATCATCCACGGCGTACCAGGCCCGAACGGGGAGCTGCCGAAGATCGACGGAAGCGGCGCGACGTTCCGGCCGCAGAACCCGGTTCCGAACGCCAACCGTTCGCTCGTTCGCATCGGCAAAGACAGCAAAGGCGCCTCGTATGTGACGTTCGAAAACTTCGAGGTCATGAATGCGCACGCCTCCAAAAAGTACGTGAATGCCAGCGGCGCGCTCGCCAGCTACGGCTTCAATGCGTCAGGCATCTGGATCGACAACGGCGATCACGTGACGCTGCGAAACAATACGATTCATGACAACGGAAACGGCATATTCGGCACCTCCTCGATGTATGTATGGGAAGGAGCGCTGATTGATTACACGTCGAAGGATTTGCTGATTCAAGGCAATTCCGTCTACGGCAACGGCAACGTCGGACGGATGTTCGAGCATAACAGCTATATCGCCGCGATCGGAACGGTTTACGAGAACAACCATTACGGCGATTTGCTGGCAGGCTCGCAGGGGTACGGCTTGAAGGACCGCGGTGCGGGAACCGTCGTCCGGTACAACTGGATTGAAGGCGGCAGGCGGCAAATCGCGCTTGATGACGGCGAGGATACGCCGCGCATCGTGTTCGATCCGACCTACAACACGTCCTACGTGTACGGCAACCTGTTGATTGAACGCGACCATCTATTCGATACATGGGGCGACGACGAAATCATTAACTTCGGCGGCGACAACGCGGCGGTTCACGACCGACACGGCACGCTGAACTTTATGAACAACACCGTCGTTACGTATCGTCAGCAGCGCGTTTATGGACAAGACGGCGTACCCGGCTTGAAGGACCCGGGCCGCACGGAGCGAACGGTGCTCTTCTATGCGCCAGGCAAGCATGTGGATGCGCGCAACAACGCGTTCCATCATGCCGGAGCGAACCCTGCACCGCTTGTTATTACGGACGATGACGGCACGATCGAGCTTCGGAACAACTGGTTTACGACCGGCTATGATTACGATTTCAACGAGCCGTCGCGCGTTCCGGCGAAGAACATCGGGACGCGGACCGGCACGGACCCGGGCTTCATCGATGTCACGTTGGGCGTTCAAAATTACAAGCTGAAGGCAGGATCGGCGCTGATCGATGCCGGAGCGAACTTGAACGGGGCTTTCGGTGATCTGCTCGAAAAGCAGTACGCGCTCCATCAGCAGAGCGAGAAACGGCCTGACAAAGGCAAGCTTGACATCGGCGCGTTCGAGTATGTGAAGAACGGAAACTAA
- a CDS encoding dihydrodipicolinate synthase family protein translates to MSSVIQLPGADGRLAAYRLSGKTPIAAPAVPLQGRIAFSAAHVVCDPLAASEPLLGAAVDWQATMAYRHHLWSLGLAVAEAMDTAQRGMGLDWLRAKELIGLSLQEAASVGGKIACGAGTDQLAPGPQVTIEQVVSAYAEQCEYIESRGGQVILMASRALAAAAKSPEDYERVYGTILRQVERPVILHWLGDMFDPALAGYWGSSDLDAAMAVCLRIIEANRDKVDGIKISLLDADKEVHMRRRLPEGVRMYTGDDFNYPELILGDEHGYSHALLGIFDAIAPVAAAAIHALDNGDRAGYEALFAPTVPLSRHIFQRPTYAYKTGIVFMAYLNGHQNHFRMLGGAEGARSVVHLAELFRLADQAGLLAKPELAVHRMKRVQALAGIE, encoded by the coding sequence ATGAGCAGCGTCATCCAGCTTCCGGGAGCCGACGGGCGGTTAGCCGCCTACCGGCTCAGCGGGAAAACGCCGATTGCAGCGCCGGCCGTACCTCTTCAAGGCCGCATCGCCTTCTCCGCCGCCCATGTCGTTTGCGATCCGCTTGCCGCTTCCGAGCCGCTGCTCGGTGCAGCCGTCGATTGGCAGGCGACGATGGCGTACCGGCATCATCTGTGGTCGCTCGGGCTCGCCGTCGCGGAAGCGATGGATACCGCGCAGCGGGGGATGGGCCTCGATTGGCTCCGCGCCAAAGAGCTGATCGGATTGTCTCTTCAAGAAGCCGCGTCCGTAGGCGGCAAAATCGCGTGCGGCGCCGGGACGGACCAGCTGGCGCCCGGACCGCAGGTCACGATCGAGCAAGTCGTGAGCGCATATGCGGAGCAGTGCGAATATATCGAGAGCCGCGGCGGGCAAGTCATCTTGATGGCCAGCCGGGCGCTTGCGGCAGCCGCGAAGTCGCCGGAGGATTACGAGCGGGTGTACGGGACGATTTTGCGCCAGGTTGAGCGCCCGGTTATTTTGCATTGGCTTGGCGATATGTTCGATCCCGCGCTCGCCGGATATTGGGGTTCTAGCGATCTTGATGCGGCCATGGCCGTTTGCTTGCGCATCATCGAGGCGAACCGGGATAAAGTGGACGGGATCAAAATATCGCTTCTCGATGCGGACAAAGAGGTGCACATGCGCCGCAGGCTTCCGGAAGGTGTTCGGATGTACACCGGCGACGATTTCAACTATCCCGAGCTGATTCTTGGTGACGAGCATGGCTACAGCCACGCGCTGCTTGGCATTTTCGACGCTATCGCGCCTGTCGCCGCGGCGGCCATTCATGCGCTGGACAACGGCGATCGCGCGGGCTACGAGGCGTTGTTCGCGCCGACGGTTCCGTTGTCGCGCCATATTTTCCAGCGTCCGACCTATGCGTACAAAACCGGCATCGTGTTCATGGCGTATTTGAACGGTCACCAGAACCATTTCCGGATGCTCGGCGGCGCGGAAGGCGCCCGGTCGGTCGTCCATTTGGCGGAGCTGTTCCGGCTGGCCGATCAGGCGGGACTGCTTGCGAAGCCCGAGCTCGCCGTGCATCGCATGAAACGCGTGCAGGCGCTTGCGGGAATTGAATAG